A stretch of the Capsicum annuum cultivar UCD-10X-F1 chromosome 8, UCD10Xv1.1, whole genome shotgun sequence genome encodes the following:
- the LOC107846586 gene encoding pentatricopeptide repeat-containing protein At5g04780, mitochondrial, with amino-acid sequence MEIDFLTAHMRNPPIFRGIFSTLYPLPRNRLIICRNEPQHCNVARVQACNASLHFNSLSCNAAHVVGQNCPEKTPQIQDSVGFSALQAVEESSKFQDSVGKKQTFQDSVGFAAAQVVEQNPTFQDSVGCTVEKKTFFEDSVGFADVQAGAVGCKVESKPIFQDSVGFAAVQAVGKSPTYQDSVGSRRLSSKELKYGAKKSLVDLGEFQDSVGFADCSSVEKSPNFQDSVGSRRLFTKELKYGRKWLVEKDDGGFLMKGKKREIKWYSEMLKDYAGKLCLKEGKALHGEMIRCGVEPDSHLWVSLINFYSKCGDLVFARNAFDLIPTRDVVSWTALIAGFIAQGYGNKGVCLFRDMRGEGIRPNEFTLATVLKGCSMCLDLEFGKQLHVEVVKGAAFSDVYVGSALVDLYAKCCELESAVKVFFSMPEQNSVSWNVLLNAYVQAGQGEEALRLFSKMSDSELRFSNYTLSTILKGCASSVNLRAGQVIHSMLVKIGSEVDDFTSCGLVDMYNKCGLQDDALKVFLRTKNPDTVAWTAMITGLDQHGQKREAIQLFCLMRQSGLRPNQFTLASVVSAAADSVDLSCCKSIHACVYKFGFDSEESVSNALIAMYMKFGSVLDGHRIFSSMNNRDIISWNSLLSGFHNNETSYEGPKIFRQLLVEGLRPNMYTLISNLRSCASLLDASLGKQVHAHAVKANLGGNIYVGTSLVDMYAKCGQLDDAEMIFYRLSEKDVFTWTVVISGYVQSDQGEKAFRCFNQMQREAIKPNEFTLSSCLRGCSRVASLDNGQQLHSMAMKSGQFSDMYVASALIDMYAKCGCIKDAESLFQNMASSDTVLWNTIIYAYSQHGLDEKALETFGTMLSEGILPDGITFIAVLSACSHLGLVKEGRRHFDSIKNGFGITPSIEHYACMVDILGRAGKFNEMEHFIEGMELAPDALIWETVLGVCKTHGNVGLAEKAATVLFKIDPKAESSYILLSNIYAAKGRWADVSKVRALMSRHGVKKEPGCSWLEIDNQVHVFLSQDASHPRLKDIHKKLEELASRITAAGYIPNTNHVLHNVSDKEKIDNLSHHSERLALAFALVSSSKNKTVRIFKNLSICGDCHEFMKLASIVTNREIVIRDIKRFHHFSHGTCSCKDYW; translated from the coding sequence ATGGAAATCGATTTTCTCACTGCACATATGCGTAATCCACCGATTTTTCGTGGTATTTTTTCGACTCTTTATCCATTGCCTAGAAACCGTTTGATAATATGCCGCAACGAACCTCAACACTGTAATGTTGCACGAGTACAAGCATGTAATGCGTCACTTCACTTTAACTCTTTATCATGTAATGCTGcacatgtagttggacaaaaCTGCCCTGAAAAAACCCCACAAATTCAAGATTCTGTTGGGTTTTCTGCTTTACAAGCAGttgaagaaagctcaaaatttcaAGATTCTGTTGGAAAAAAACAAACTTTTCAAGATTCTGTTGGGTTTGCTGCTGCTCAAGTAGTTGAACAAAACCCAACTTTTCAGGATTCTGTTGGGTGTAcagttgaaaaaaaaactttttttgaaGATTCTGTTGGGTTTGCTGATGTACAAGCAGGTGCTGTTGGGTGTAAAGTTGAAAGCAAACCAATTTTTCAAGATTCTGTTGGATTTGCAGCAGTACAAGCAGTTGGAAAAAGCCCAACTTATCAAGATTCTGTTGGGTCTAGGAGGTTGAGTAGTAAAGAGTTGAAATATGGTGCTAAGAAGAGTTTGGTTGATTTGGGTGAATTTCAAGATTCTGTTGGGTTTGCTGATTGCTCATCAGTTGAAAAAAGCCCAAACTTTCAAGATTCTGTTGGGTCTAGGAGGTTGTTTACTAAAGAGTTGAAATATGGTCGTAAGTGGTTAGTTGAAAAGGATGATGGTGGGTTTTTGATGAAGGGCAAGAAAAGGGAGATTAAATGGTATTCTGAAATGCTGAAAGATTATGCTGGTAAGTTATGTTTGAAGGAAGGTAAAGCTTTACATGGTGAGATGATTAGGTGTGGGGTAGAACCAGATTCTCATTTATGGGTTTCGTTGATTAATTTCTATTCGAAATGTGGGGATTTAGTTTTTGCGAGGAATGCGTTTGATTTGATTCCGACGAGAGATGTTGTGTCATGGACAGCATTGATAGCAGGTTTTATAGCTCAAGGGTATGGTAATAAAGGGGTTTGTTTATTTCGTGATATGAGGGGAGAAGGCATTAGGCCTAACGAGTTTACTTTGGCTACGGTTTTAAAGGGTTGTTCAATGTGTTTAGATTTGGAGTTTGGAAAACAACTACATGTTGAGGTTGTTAAAGGTGCAGCCTTTTCAGATGTTTATGTTGGTTCTGCTCTTGTTGATTTGTATGCTAAATGCTGTGAATTAGAATCTGCTGTTAAAGTTTTCTTTTCCATGCCGGAGCAGAATTCAGTATCGTGGAATGTTTTACTTAATGCGTATGTGCAGGCTGGTCAAGGAGAGGAGGCTTTGAGATTGTTTTCCAAGATGTCAGATTCAGAGCTGAGGTTTAGTAATTACACCTTATCTACTATTTTAAAGGGCTGTGCTAGTTCAGTTAATCTAAGAGCTGGTCAAGTTATCCACTCAATGTTGGTCAAAATTGGCTCCGAAGTTGATGATTTTACAAGCTGTGGTCTTGTAGATATGTATAATAAATGTGGTCTGCAAGATGATGCCTTGAAAGTGTTTTTAAGGACTAAAAATCCTGACACTGTGGCATGGACTGCAATGATCACTGGACTTGATCAGCATGGACAGAAGAGAGAAGCTATTCAGCTTTTTTGCTTGATGAGGCAGTCAGGTTTGAGGCCTAACCAATTTACATTAGCTAGTGTTGTTAGTGCAGCAGCTGATTCAGTAGATTTAAGTTGTTGCAAAAGTATCCATGCTTGTGTTTACAAATTTGGTTTTGACTCTGAAGAGTCTGTAAGTAATGCATTGATTGCAATGTACATGAAATTTGGGTCAGTTTTAGATGGGCATCGTAtattttcttctatgaataatagGGATATAATTTCGTGGAACTCCCTTTTGTCTGGATTCCATAATAATGAAACTTCTTATGAAGGGCCTAAAATCTTCAGGCAATTGCTTGTAGAAGGTTTGAGGCCAAATATGTACACTCTGATCAGCAATCTGAGATCTTGTGCAAGCCTCTTAGATGCTAGTCTGGGGAAACAAGTGCATGCCCATGCAGTTAAAGCTAACCTTGGTGGCAATATATATGTCGGAACTTCTCTGGTTGATATGTATGCCAAGTGTGGGCAGTTGGATGATGCAGAAATGATCTTTTACAGACTGAGTGAAAAAGACGTCTTCACTTGGACAGTGGTCATTTCAGGTTATGTGCAGTCTGATCAAGGAGAAAAGGCTTTCCGATGCTTCAATCAGATGCAAAGGGAAGCAATTAAACCCAATGAGTTCACTCTTTCTAGCTGTCTAAGAGGTTGTTCTCGTGTAGCAAGCCTAGACAATGGGCAGCAGTTGCATTCCATGGCAATGAAGTCTGGGCAGTTCAGTGATATGTATGTAGCTAGTGCATTAATTGACATGTATGCCAAATGTGGATGTATCAAAGATGCTGAGTCTCTATTTCAGAACATGGCATCCAGTGATACAGTGCTGTGGAACACAATTATATATGCCTACTCCCAACATGGCCTAGATGAAAAAGCGTTGGAAACATTTGGAACAATGTTAAGTGAAGGCATTCTGCCTGATGGGATTACCTTTATTGCTGTCCTTTCTGCATGCAGCCATCTGGGCCTGGTCAAAGAAGGAAGGAGGCATTTTGACTCAATAAAAAATGGCTTTGGTATCACTCCTTCAATTGAACACTATGCTTGCATGGTTGATATCCTTGGCCGTGCAGGCAAATTTAATGAAATGGAACACTTCATTGAGGGTATGGAGCTTGCTCCTGATGCCTTGATATGGGAGACTGTTCTTGGAGTCTGCAAGACTCATGGAAATGTGGGATTGGCTGAGAAAGCTGCAACCGTACTTTTCAAAATTGATCCAAAAGCAGAGTCAAGTTATATATTGTTGTCCAATATATATGCAGCAAAAGGCAGGTGGGCTGATGTTTCGAAGGTTAGAGCACTAATGTCCAGGCATGGTGTCAAAAAGGAACCTGGTTGTAGCTGGCTTGAGATTGATAATCAAGTTCATGTCTTCTTATCTCAGGATGCTTCACATCCTAGGTTAAAGGATATCCATAAAAAGTTGGAGGAGCTGGCTTCGAGAATTACTGCTGCAGGATATATTCCAAACACAAACCATGTGCTTCATAATGTCTCAGACAAAGAAAAGATAGACAACCTTTCACATCATAGTGAAAGGCTAGCTCTAGCGTTTGCTCTCGTTAGCAGCAGTAAGAATAAAACTGTCAGGATCTTTAAAAATCTTAGCATCTGTGGAGATTGCCATGAGTTTATGAAGTTGGCGTCAATTGTAACAAACCGAGAAATAGTTATTCGTGATATTAAGCGCTTCCACCACTTCTCTCATGGAACGTGCTCATGTAAGGACTACTGGTGA
- the LOC107861046 gene encoding probable CCR4-associated factor 1 homolog 9: MSTSANFMPPPPPFSTMMNKSVFVRSVWANNLEYEFSLIRSIIDRFPFVSMKTQFPSVIHRSDFLFWNPIDHYNIMRRNVNAIKLDQLGIMLTDASGNLPDFDGLYSFTWEFNFYDYDVVYYNHTLSSIGLLHEHGLHFQRICANGIDTFHFAELMMASGLICNNDVSYITFHSGYDFGYLIKILTGRELPNVLPQFIMLMRVFFGDKVYDVKHMIIFCQNFYDEMNWVTN, translated from the coding sequence ATGTCGACCTCCGCCAACTTCATGCCTCCTCCTCCACCATTTTCcacaatgatgaataaatcagTTTTTGTTCGTTCCGTGTGGGCTAACAATCTCGAATATGAATTTTCCTTGATTCGTAGCATAATCGACCGTTTTCCTTTTGTTTCAATGAAAACACAGTTTCCTAGTGTTATCCACCGATCTGATTTTCTTTTTTGGAACCCGATTGATCACTACAACATTATGAGAAGGAATGTAAATGCGATTAAACTAGATCAACTTGGGATTATGCTAACTGATGCCTCTGGTAACCTGCCAGACTTTGACGGTTTGTATAGCTTTACATGGGAGTTCaatttttatgattatgatgttgtgtaTTATAATCATACACTTAGTTCGATTGGGTTGCTTCATGAGCATGGATTGCACTTTCAGAGGATATGTGCTAATGGTATTGATACTTTCCATTTTGCTGAGTTAATGATGGCGTCTGGATTGATTTGCAACAATGATGTTTCGTATATCACTTTTCACAGCGGATATGATTTTGGCTACCTGATTAAGATTCTAACAGGGCGTGAGTTACCAAATGTATTGCCACAGTTTATAATGTTAATGAGAGTGTTTTTCGGTGACAAGGTTTATGATGTAAAACATATGATTATTTTTTGCCAGAACTTTTATGATGAAATGAATTGGGTTACAAATTAA